A genomic window from Sulfurospirillum diekertiae includes:
- a CDS encoding bifunctional diguanylate cyclase/phosphodiesterase yields MLSLKKQNITKWIVFLPAFAILLTFSITLAIIISAERAEYYKSLENTRVAYVKRSKAQAQERIDKLIDYINENEKFLMNEAKDEVKNIVNFAYKSINDIYIENPNLPRDQILEKIKKKLRDTRFFNDLSGYYVIFGLDGTCIMHGANKELEGKNFIDAQDAAGQYYIKEGIERLKREEAFSLIYPWKNPQDAKVRNKIGYARQFAPLNIYVASGRYEDELRERIKKETQKLLLNTKYGEYGYIFAYDYDGNTISHGDHSLVGKNRLDVVTNHQFIIKDIVEGGKRNPEGFFMSYVASYHPTAQDRSKVSFIRAIPQFRWVIGTGAYLYEENNAMLEQEQILKDKMQSTIINMLAVSLIIMLLVMGIMFFISTKLRSVLARYENHLLLSNKQIREQKMVFETLYQKSADGIWLLKEGVFVDCNEAIMKMFKAKDKKELINVTLADLSPEFQPDEQSSYEKALWMNALASQQSVHKFEWQARACDGKLFWISVMMTTIHMDKGIIQHCSVRDITIRKALEDENKNQKKLLIHQVEHDTLTGLPNRNLLQDRLTQAIKKASRDGKVLGVMFVDIDKFKSVNDSLGHDAGDILLTTIATRMKSSVRETDTVARLSGDEFIVLLDGCKDVSDIFVAIKKLVSAFQEPFLLGNESFKITMSIGVSVYPNDGEVASKLLKNADIAMYKAKSKGRNRYVFFDQEMNQETNEHLEIEKSLRKALDKNEFVIFYQPQINLQSEKIVGFEALIRWNHPTRGLTAPGYFINIAEESELIIEIGNWVIKEVMRQIKVWYDMGLDPGKTAINIAGKQLEEAGLVSFMIQSLRESGCKPEWIEMEIVERFIMKDTTKSIALLKRFRELGVDISIDDFGTGHSSLAYLKQLPITKLKIDQSFVQNLEESGEDRAIARTIIELGRGLGLKVLAEGVETQGQKEFIYSSGCELMQGYLFSKPIAAADAELLLKNQMHML; encoded by the coding sequence AAAACAAAATATTACCAAATGGATTGTTTTTTTACCTGCCTTTGCCATTCTACTCACTTTTTCAATTACCTTGGCGATTATTATCTCTGCCGAGCGTGCTGAGTATTATAAATCACTTGAAAACACACGTGTTGCTTATGTGAAACGCTCTAAAGCCCAAGCGCAAGAACGCATTGATAAACTGATCGACTATATCAATGAAAATGAAAAATTTTTGATGAATGAAGCGAAAGATGAAGTTAAAAACATTGTCAATTTTGCCTATAAAAGTATTAATGATATTTACATTGAAAACCCCAACCTTCCGCGAGATCAAATTTTAGAAAAAATTAAAAAAAAGTTAAGAGATACGCGCTTTTTTAACGATCTGAGTGGGTATTATGTCATTTTTGGTTTGGATGGAACATGCATCATGCATGGTGCCAATAAAGAGCTAGAAGGGAAAAATTTTATTGATGCACAAGATGCTGCAGGCCAATATTATATTAAAGAGGGAATTGAACGGTTAAAAAGAGAGGAAGCTTTTTCGCTGATTTATCCTTGGAAAAATCCCCAAGATGCAAAAGTTCGTAATAAAATAGGCTATGCTAGGCAATTTGCTCCTTTAAATATCTATGTTGCCAGTGGGCGTTATGAAGATGAGCTGAGAGAGCGAATCAAAAAAGAGACTCAAAAACTGCTTCTGAATACAAAGTATGGCGAGTATGGCTATATCTTCGCGTATGATTATGATGGCAATACCATCTCGCATGGCGATCATTCGCTGGTCGGTAAAAATAGACTGGACGTTGTCACCAATCATCAATTTATTATCAAAGATATTGTCGAAGGGGGTAAGCGCAATCCTGAAGGCTTCTTTATGAGTTATGTTGCCTCTTATCATCCTACGGCACAAGATCGTAGCAAGGTCTCTTTTATTCGCGCAATTCCACAGTTTAGGTGGGTGATCGGCACGGGTGCATACTTGTATGAAGAAAATAATGCGATGTTAGAGCAAGAACAGATCCTTAAAGATAAAATGCAGTCAACGATTATTAACATGTTGGCAGTCTCTTTAATTATTATGCTTTTGGTGATGGGAATTATGTTTTTCATATCAACAAAACTTCGTTCTGTTCTAGCACGTTATGAAAACCACTTACTCTTAAGTAACAAGCAAATAAGAGAGCAAAAAATGGTTTTTGAAACGCTGTATCAAAAATCTGCCGATGGAATTTGGTTGTTGAAAGAGGGTGTTTTTGTCGACTGTAACGAAGCGATTATGAAGATGTTCAAAGCCAAAGATAAAAAAGAACTCATCAATGTGACTTTAGCAGATCTCTCACCAGAATTTCAGCCAGATGAACAGAGCTCTTATGAAAAAGCTTTGTGGATGAATGCCTTGGCATCGCAACAAAGCGTCCATAAATTTGAGTGGCAAGCGCGAGCGTGTGATGGAAAGCTTTTTTGGATTAGCGTGATGATGACAACCATTCATATGGACAAAGGTATTATTCAACACTGCTCTGTGCGCGATATTACTATCCGTAAAGCGCTTGAAGACGAGAATAAAAACCAGAAAAAACTTTTAATCCATCAAGTAGAACACGATACGCTCACAGGACTTCCTAACCGTAATCTTTTACAAGACAGACTCACGCAAGCGATCAAAAAAGCGAGTCGCGATGGTAAAGTTTTAGGTGTTATGTTTGTAGATATTGATAAATTTAAAAGCGTCAATGACTCTTTAGGACACGATGCAGGTGATATTCTTTTAACAACAATCGCCACACGCATGAAAAGCAGTGTCCGTGAGACAGATACGGTAGCGCGGTTAAGCGGTGATGAGTTTATTGTATTGCTTGATGGGTGTAAAGATGTCAGCGATATTTTTGTTGCAATTAAAAAATTGGTTTCTGCTTTTCAAGAACCTTTTCTTTTAGGAAATGAGAGTTTTAAAATTACCATGAGTATTGGTGTGAGCGTTTACCCCAATGACGGTGAAGTGGCGAGTAAACTCCTAAAAAATGCTGATATCGCAATGTATAAAGCTAAATCAAAAGGGCGCAATCGTTATGTCTTTTTCGATCAAGAGATGAACCAAGAGACCAATGAACATCTTGAAATTGAAAAAAGTTTGCGTAAAGCACTGGATAAGAATGAGTTTGTGATTTTTTATCAACCCCAAATTAATCTTCAAAGTGAAAAAATTGTGGGCTTTGAAGCACTTATTCGTTGGAATCACCCAACACGAGGTTTGACGGCACCGGGCTATTTTATCAATATTGCAGAAGAGAGTGAGCTCATCATTGAGATTGGAAATTGGGTGATTAAAGAGGTGATGCGTCAGATTAAAGTTTGGTATGATATGGGGCTTGATCCTGGAAAAACAGCGATTAATATTGCAGGAAAACAGCTAGAAGAAGCTGGATTAGTCTCTTTTATGATTCAAAGCTTACGCGAGAGTGGGTGTAAGCCTGAATGGATAGAAATGGAGATTGTTGAGCGATTTATTATGAAAGATACTACCAAATCCATAGCACTGTTAAAACGGTTTCGAGAATTAGGGGTCGATATTTCGATTGATGATTTTGGAACAGGACACTCTTCGCTAGCGTATCTTAAACAACTCCCGATTACAAAGCTAAAAATCGATCAAAGTTTTGTTCAAAATCTAGAAGAGAGTGGAGAAGATCGTGCAATCGCTCGAACAATCATTGAGCTTGGACGCGGTTTGGGGCTAAAAGTCTTAGCAGAGGGTGTTGAGACACAAGGACAAAAAGAGTTTATTTATAGTAGTGGGTGTGAGTTAATGCAAGGTTATCTCTTTAGTAAGCCTATAGCTGCCGCAGATGCAGAACTTTTATTAAAAAATCAAATGCACATGTTATAA
- a CDS encoding M15 family metallopeptidase — translation MKRRYFLGLMGATLVGSLAQADELKHPDIWLKDEQKVIFDSVMKKLDMVERTVGYANFNLISFDETLKIAKNYPKIGAFTPAEIAYIEEIFYTDPIIYGFYGKRTVEDLSHSIPEKDVIKIDGTGHYVYRETSQELLTRLMKDIGPTLILTSGVRSVMKQLSLHMEKIKNENGNITIATRSLVPPGFSYHSVGDFDVGKRGWGRQNFTANFARTEEFWNLQKLSYVSTRYTIGNGDGVRYEPWHVKIV, via the coding sequence ATGAAACGAAGATATTTTTTAGGATTAATGGGTGCAACGTTAGTAGGAAGTTTGGCACAGGCTGATGAGTTAAAACATCCCGACATTTGGCTTAAAGATGAGCAAAAAGTTATTTTTGACTCTGTGATGAAAAAGCTTGATATGGTTGAGCGAACAGTTGGTTATGCTAACTTTAATCTTATCTCTTTTGATGAAACACTTAAAATTGCTAAAAACTATCCTAAAATAGGCGCCTTTACACCTGCTGAAATTGCCTACATTGAAGAGATTTTCTATACCGATCCTATAATCTATGGTTTTTATGGGAAGCGAACGGTCGAAGATTTGAGCCATAGTATTCCTGAAAAAGATGTCATTAAAATTGATGGTACGGGGCATTATGTCTACCGAGAGACTTCACAAGAGCTTTTAACGCGTTTAATGAAAGATATTGGGCCAACACTGATTTTAACATCGGGTGTTCGCAGTGTCATGAAGCAGCTCAGCCTTCATATGGAAAAAATTAAAAATGAAAATGGCAATATTACTATTGCGACACGCTCCTTAGTCCCCCCTGGATTTTCTTATCATTCGGTAGGTGATTTTGATGTGGGGAAACGTGGCTGGGGACGTCAAAACTTTACCGCTAATTTTGCACGTACAGAGGAGTTTTGGAATTTACAAAAACTCTCTTATGTTTCGACACGTTATACCATCGGCAATGGAGATGGTGTCCGGTATGAGCCGTGGCACGTGAAGATTGTCTAG